From Segatella copri, the proteins below share one genomic window:
- a CDS encoding DUF5932 domain-containing protein, translated as MENFKVIIVEDVPLELKGTEGIFKNDIPEAEIIGTAESEIAYWKLIKQQLPDLVLLDLGLGGSTTVGVEICRQTKEKYPDVKVLIFTGEILNEKLWVDVLDAGCDGIILKSGELLTRGDVASCMGGKKLVFNQPILQKIVDRFKRSVNSQLMRQEALVNYEIDEYDERFLRHLALGYTKEQITNLRGMPFGVKSLEKRQAELVQKLFPDGNHGMGINATRLVVKACELRILDIDHLQADEE; from the coding sequence ATGGAAAATTTTAAAGTCATCATAGTAGAAGACGTGCCCCTGGAACTGAAGGGCACAGAGGGTATCTTCAAGAATGATATTCCAGAGGCTGAAATCATCGGTACTGCCGAGAGCGAAATAGCCTATTGGAAACTCATCAAGCAGCAGTTGCCCGATCTGGTTCTGCTCGACCTCGGTCTGGGCGGTTCCACCACGGTAGGCGTAGAAATCTGCCGTCAGACCAAGGAGAAGTATCCTGACGTGAAGGTGCTCATCTTTACAGGAGAAATTCTGAACGAGAAACTCTGGGTAGATGTGCTTGATGCGGGCTGCGACGGCATCATTCTGAAGAGTGGCGAACTCCTTACGCGTGGCGATGTGGCGAGCTGCATGGGCGGTAAGAAACTGGTGTTCAACCAGCCTATCCTTCAGAAGATAGTAGACCGTTTCAAGCGGAGCGTAAACAGCCAACTGATGCGTCAGGAGGCTCTGGTGAATTATGAGATTGATGAGTATGACGAGCGTTTCCTGCGCCATCTTGCGCTGGGCTATACCAAGGAGCAGATTACCAACCTGCGCGGAATGCCTTTCGGCGTAAAGAGTCTGGAGAAGCGACAGGCAGAACTGGTTCAGAAACTCTTCCCTGACGGCAACCACGGCATGGGCATCAACGCCACCCGCCTGGTGGTAAAAGCCTGCGAGCTCCGCATCCTCGATATCGACCATCTGCAGGCAGATGAAGAATAA
- a CDS encoding AbgT family transporter, with translation MYKKVLAYLALSLGIAEVVVILVSWLLTAAMPESFTHSLTSPEGIRWFMGHFVDHLTSVWLVWLVLISITIGVVKQSRVLHFDHTQYRQRTALRLMLIELCISAGIMLALTLLPHAILLNAVGTLFPGPFTHSLIPYICFSVMVMGMSYGIMSESIKGISQVYDAMNQGIRLLSPCFLFYILVMQLYTAILYVME, from the coding sequence ATGTATAAGAAAGTATTGGCCTATCTGGCATTATCGTTGGGAATAGCCGAAGTAGTGGTGATTCTGGTTTCGTGGCTGCTTACAGCTGCGATGCCCGAGTCGTTCACCCATTCGCTTACCAGCCCCGAGGGCATCCGCTGGTTTATGGGCCATTTTGTAGACCATCTCACCTCAGTATGGCTCGTATGGCTGGTGCTCATCAGCATCACCATCGGGGTGGTAAAGCAGAGTAGGGTGCTCCATTTCGACCATACCCAGTATCGCCAGCGCACGGCCTTGCGCCTGATGCTCATAGAGTTGTGCATCTCTGCGGGTATCATGCTGGCGCTCACCCTCTTGCCCCATGCCATTCTGCTGAATGCCGTAGGAACCCTCTTTCCGGGTCCGTTCACGCATAGTCTCATTCCGTACATCTGTTTCTCGGTCATGGTGATGGGCATGAGTTACGGCATCATGAGCGAGAGCATCAAGGGCATCAGTCAGGTTTATGATGCGATGAATCAAGGCATCCGCCTCCTGTCGCCCTGCTTTCTTTTCTACATTCTCGTGATGCAGCTCTATACAGCCATCCTCTATGTAATGGAGTAA
- a CDS encoding DNA-binding protein, which produces MAINLKAKETLIQVGEMKGQYRFILGTELYNKLSESKVIKEAAIRSGVSVGVMQVCWDAAGEVIKAWCTEGHSVAVPGLGTMRFGVRAKSVPTVGEVATSLITNRRVIFTPSVDIKRELQETSIQITCYDRNGKVVKNVTSDDKGDVEDPDNNPGGGGSDNTQGGGNTEGGGTTGGNEGDGLE; this is translated from the coding sequence ATGGCAATTAATTTGAAAGCAAAGGAGACCCTTATCCAAGTAGGCGAAATGAAGGGTCAGTACAGATTCATCCTCGGTACCGAACTTTACAACAAGCTCTCAGAGAGCAAGGTTATCAAGGAGGCTGCCATCAGAAGCGGCGTTAGCGTGGGCGTGATGCAGGTTTGCTGGGATGCAGCAGGCGAGGTTATCAAGGCGTGGTGTACCGAAGGCCATTCCGTAGCCGTTCCGGGATTGGGAACCATGCGATTCGGCGTAAGAGCCAAGAGTGTGCCTACCGTAGGCGAAGTGGCTACCAGTCTGATTACCAACCGCCGTGTTATCTTCACCCCAAGCGTTGACATCAAGCGCGAGCTGCAGGAAACCTCCATCCAGATTACCTGTTACGACCGCAACGGCAAGGTGGTGAAAAACGTTACTTCCGACGATAAGGGTGATGTGGAAGACCCAGACAATAACCCAGGTGGCGGCGGTTCGGATAACACTCAGGGCGGCGGAAATACTGAAGGCGGCGGAACCACCGGCGGTAATGAGGGCGACGGTTTGGAGTAA